In the Desulfuromonas sp. DDH964 genome, CTCGGAAGCAGCCTTCAGGTCCCTTTCCCTGAGTTCATAAAGCAAACAGTTCTGGTAAACCGACTCCAGCAAACCTGGACCAAGCTCCCGGTGAACCGCCAGGGCCGCGCCGATGACTTCCCGGCTCAACGTATTCAGATTCATCTTCCCCCTCCAGCATGCAGTATTTTCTCTGTGCCCTCCGTGCCCTTTGTGAGAGACGCCTTAGACTTACCGTTTCTTGACCCGAAACCCCGCCTTCTCGAAGGCCGCCGCCGCATCGACCGCTCCCTGAGCCGGTCGCTCCCTCTTCTCCTGCCTGCGCGGTTCCGATACTCCGCCCGCCTGCGCCTCCTTGATCGAAAGAGCGATACGCTTGCGCGGAATATCGACCGACAGCACCTTGACTTTGACCGGGTCGCCGACCTTGACCACCTGATGAGGGTCCTTGACGAAGCGCTGGGCGAGGTGGCTGATGTGGACCAGCCCGTCCTGGTGGACGCCGACATCGACGAAGGCGCCGAAGGCGGTGACGTTGGTGACGCTGCCGGGAAGCACCATCCCTTCCTGGAGGTCGGTCAGTTCGCGAACATCGTCGCGGAAGGCGACCACTTCGAACTGGCGGCGCGGGTCGCGCCCCGGCTTCTTCAGTTCTTCCACTATATCACGCAGGGTCGGCAGGCCGACGCTGGCATCGACATAGCGCGGCAGGTCGATCTTCGCCACCAACTCCGGCCGGACGGTCAGTTCGCTGAGCGAAGCGCCGAGGTCGGCTGCCATTCGCGCCACCAGCCCGTAGCGTTCGGGGTGAACGGCGCTGTTGTCGAGGGGCTGGGCGCCACCGCGGATGCGCAAAAAGCCGGCCGCCTGCTCGAAGGCCTTGGCGCCGAAGCGCGGCACCTGGAGTAGCCCCTGGCGGTCGGCAAAGGGTCCGTGGGCGTCGCGATGGCGGACGATGTTCCGGGCGAGGGTTTCACCGATGCCGGAGACATAGGCAAGGAGCGCCCAGGAGGCGGTATTGAGATCGACGCCGACATAGTTGACGCACGACTCGACCACGGCGTCGAGGGCCTTTTTCAGCAGGGTCTGGCTGACGTCATGCTGGTACTGGCCGACACCGATGCTCTTCGGGTCGATCTTCACCAGCTCGGCGAGTGGGTCCTGCAGGCGGCGGGCGATGGAGATGGCGCCGCGCACCGTCAGGTCGAGTTCGGGGAACTCGACGCGGGCGATCTCCGAGGCGGAGTAGACACTGGCGCCGGCCTCGCTGACCATCACCACCGGCAGGGCAATCCCGGCCTCGCGCAGCGTCTCGCGCACGAACTGCTCCATCTCCCGCCCGGCGGTGCCGTTGCCGATCGCCACCATCTGCGGCCCGTGAGCGGCCACCAGGCGCAACAGCTCCTTTTTGGCCTGGGGAACGCGCCCCTCGCCGGTGTGGGGGTAGATGGTGACATGCTCGAGGAACTGCCCGGTGCCATCGACCGCGGCGAGCTTGGAGCCGGTACGCAGGCCGGGATCGACGCCGAGGACCCGCAGGCTGCCGGCCGGCGGCGCGAGCAGGAGATTGCGCAGGTTGCCGGCAAAGACCTCGATCGCTTCGAGGTCGGCGCGGTTCTTCGCCTCGAGGCGCAGATCGACCTCGATCGACGGGGCGAGCAGGCGCTTGTAGGCGTCGCCCACCCCCTCGC is a window encoding:
- a CDS encoding Tex family protein — its product is MALSNTKFATILSCLTAETGISGRQVENTVALLREGASVPFIARYRKEQTGELDEVQVRLLEERFSYFSELEERKTTILATISEQGKLSPELKQQILSCRQKTELEDLYLPYKPKRRTKATIARERGLEPLAAQILAQQPPFLPLTELAAPFVDPAAGVADVAAALEGAGHILAEGVSEDAAVRAMTRQLSWEQGIFVSRVDPKQAGAVSKFEMYYDYREPLKTIPSHRMLAMRRGEKEEVLRLSLEAPEEEILRRIRMRIAPRDTPYAPFLGEGVGDAYKRLLAPSIEVDLRLEAKNRADLEAIEVFAGNLRNLLLAPPAGSLRVLGVDPGLRTGSKLAAVDGTGQFLEHVTIYPHTGEGRVPQAKKELLRLVAAHGPQMVAIGNGTAGREMEQFVRETLREAGIALPVVMVSEAGASVYSASEIARVEFPELDLTVRGAISIARRLQDPLAELVKIDPKSIGVGQYQHDVSQTLLKKALDAVVESCVNYVGVDLNTASWALLAYVSGIGETLARNIVRHRDAHGPFADRQGLLQVPRFGAKAFEQAAGFLRIRGGAQPLDNSAVHPERYGLVARMAADLGASLSELTVRPELVAKIDLPRYVDASVGLPTLRDIVEELKKPGRDPRRQFEVVAFRDDVRELTDLQEGMVLPGSVTNVTAFGAFVDVGVHQDGLVHISHLAQRFVKDPHQVVKVGDPVKVKVLSVDIPRKRIALSIKEAQAGGVSEPRRQEKRERPAQGAVDAAAAFEKAGFRVKKR